From Luteitalea sp., a single genomic window includes:
- a CDS encoding pyruvate, phosphate dikinase produces the protein MAKKRGSVKGRSGPKVGRARAGLQKRLPAKVTKLVARPAAKATRTAKAAVVRRKAAGRDASPRRPALANRKRTKFVYFFGSGKAEGHKGMRDLLGGKGANLAEMTNASLPVPAGFTITTEACRQYYATGRKTPAAVDAEMLTNVKKLERAAGAELGSTENPLLVSVRSGSKFSMPGMMDTILNLGLNDESVEGVKARTSNGRFAFDSYRRFIQMFGNVVLEIPKETFEHELDEVKEASGAQLDTALSEDDLKQVVERYKSVIRKKTRQAFPQDPAVQLRMARDAVFRSWNNPRAIEYRRIYEIPDDIGTAVNVQAMVFGNTGERSATGVGFTRNPANGAKEFFGEFLVNAQGEDVVAGIRTPEPIAALEKVMPKAYKELRQITARLEKHYQDVQDFEFTIQDEKLYMLQTRSGKRTGYAAIVIATDMVREKLISPRDAVLRVEPEALSQLLAPVFDPAEWKKLSVATKGLPASPGAASGQVVFTAEEAEAGAAEGKHVLLVRKETAPDDIRGMYLAQGVLTATGGMTSHAAVVGRQMGKPSVVGAGDIRINDIKKTFTVNGHLVKEGDWVSFDGLTGEVKLGQVATTPSDILRVVSGDLKPERSDIYQRFRQILAWADKFRSLGIRANADQPDQAELAYAFGARGIGLCRTEHMFFGEKRLPLVQRMILAENEVDRRKALDGLLPMQRDDFYGVFKAMHECPVTIRLIDPPLHEFLPKREELMVEIAKLESAGGDSEELEKKRELLARVEQLHEFNPMLGHRGVRLAITYPEIAEMQARAIFQAACQLKKEGYKTVPEVMVPLVGDVRELRDQKAIIDRVAAEVMGEYGVKVKYLVGTMIEVPRGALTADEIAAEAQFFSFGTNDLTQMTYGFSRDDIGKFLSIYQAKKILDRDPFQSLDATGVGQLVEMGCRKGRAARQDLKLGVCGEHGGDPSSIHFFQKVGLDYVSMSPYRVPVARLAAAQAALQVKVGD, from the coding sequence ATGGCAAAGAAGCGAGGGAGCGTGAAAGGACGATCAGGACCGAAGGTCGGGCGGGCGCGAGCCGGGCTGCAGAAGCGACTGCCGGCAAAGGTCACCAAGCTGGTTGCCCGGCCTGCTGCGAAAGCAACGCGGACGGCGAAGGCCGCCGTGGTGCGTAGGAAAGCGGCTGGTAGGGACGCCTCGCCGAGGCGTCCGGCACTCGCCAATCGGAAACGCACGAAGTTCGTCTACTTCTTTGGAAGCGGCAAGGCCGAAGGTCACAAGGGCATGCGTGATCTGCTCGGCGGCAAGGGTGCCAATCTCGCCGAGATGACCAACGCGAGCCTCCCAGTGCCAGCGGGCTTCACAATCACCACCGAGGCGTGCCGCCAGTATTACGCCACTGGTCGCAAGACACCGGCCGCCGTCGACGCGGAGATGCTGACGAACGTCAAGAAGCTGGAGCGAGCGGCAGGCGCCGAGCTCGGATCGACCGAGAATCCGCTGCTCGTCTCCGTGCGTTCCGGCTCGAAGTTCTCGATGCCGGGGATGATGGACACGATTCTCAACCTCGGGCTCAACGACGAGAGTGTCGAAGGTGTGAAGGCGCGGACCAGCAACGGCCGATTCGCCTTTGACAGCTATCGGCGCTTCATCCAGATGTTCGGGAACGTCGTCCTCGAGATTCCAAAGGAGACCTTCGAGCACGAGCTCGACGAGGTCAAGGAGGCGAGCGGGGCCCAGCTCGACACCGCACTGAGCGAGGATGACTTGAAGCAGGTCGTCGAGCGCTACAAGAGCGTCATCCGAAAGAAGACGCGGCAGGCGTTTCCGCAAGATCCTGCCGTGCAGCTTCGTATGGCGCGCGATGCCGTGTTTCGATCGTGGAACAACCCGCGCGCGATCGAGTACCGACGCATCTACGAGATTCCGGACGACATCGGCACGGCGGTGAACGTGCAGGCCATGGTGTTCGGCAACACAGGAGAGCGGTCTGCGACGGGTGTGGGATTCACGCGGAATCCCGCGAATGGTGCGAAGGAGTTCTTCGGCGAGTTCCTCGTGAATGCACAGGGCGAGGATGTCGTCGCCGGCATCCGCACGCCGGAGCCGATAGCGGCGCTCGAAAAGGTGATGCCGAAGGCGTACAAAGAGCTCCGGCAGATCACGGCGCGGCTCGAGAAGCACTACCAGGACGTTCAGGATTTCGAGTTCACGATTCAAGACGAGAAGCTCTACATGCTGCAGACCCGCAGCGGCAAGCGGACCGGCTATGCGGCCATCGTCATTGCCACCGACATGGTGCGGGAGAAGCTGATCTCGCCGCGGGACGCCGTGCTGCGTGTGGAGCCGGAGGCGCTCTCGCAGTTGCTCGCACCAGTCTTCGATCCGGCTGAGTGGAAGAAGCTGTCGGTCGCAACCAAGGGGCTGCCGGCGTCGCCTGGCGCCGCCTCCGGACAGGTGGTCTTCACGGCGGAGGAAGCGGAGGCGGGAGCAGCGGAAGGCAAGCACGTGCTGCTCGTGCGCAAGGAGACCGCGCCCGACGACATTCGCGGCATGTATCTCGCGCAGGGTGTGCTCACGGCCACTGGCGGCATGACGTCACACGCGGCCGTCGTCGGTCGCCAGATGGGCAAGCCATCGGTGGTGGGTGCAGGTGATATCCGTATCAACGACATCAAGAAGACGTTCACGGTGAACGGCCACCTCGTCAAGGAGGGCGACTGGGTCTCGTTCGACGGCCTCACCGGCGAGGTGAAGCTGGGGCAAGTGGCCACGACACCGAGCGATATCCTGCGCGTCGTGTCAGGCGACTTGAAACCGGAGCGGTCCGATATCTACCAGCGCTTTCGCCAGATTCTGGCGTGGGCCGACAAGTTTCGATCCCTCGGTATTCGCGCGAATGCCGATCAGCCAGACCAGGCGGAGCTCGCCTATGCGTTCGGCGCCCGGGGCATCGGGCTGTGTCGTACCGAGCACATGTTCTTCGGTGAGAAGCGGCTGCCGCTCGTGCAGCGCATGATTCTCGCCGAGAACGAGGTGGACCGCCGAAAAGCACTCGATGGGCTGCTCCCGATGCAGCGTGACGATTTCTACGGCGTCTTCAAGGCGATGCACGAGTGTCCGGTGACCATCCGCCTCATCGATCCGCCGCTGCACGAGTTCCTGCCAAAGCGCGAGGAGCTCATGGTGGAAATCGCCAAGCTCGAGAGCGCGGGCGGCGACAGCGAGGAGCTGGAGAAGAAGCGCGAGCTCCTGGCGCGGGTGGAGCAGCTGCACGAGTTCAATCCGATGCTCGGCCATCGCGGTGTGCGGCTGGCAATCACCTATCCGGAGATCGCCGAGATGCAGGCGCGCGCGATTTTCCAGGCCGCGTGTCAGTTGAAGAAAGAAGGCTACAAGACCGTGCCGGAAGTCATGGTTCCGTTGGTGGGCGACGTACGCGAGCTGCGCGACCAGAAGGCCATCATCGACCGTGTCGCTGCCGAGGTGATGGGGGAGTACGGCGTCAAGGTGAAGTATCTCGTCGGGACGATGATCGAGGTCCCGCGCGGGGCGCTCACGGCAGATGAAATTGCCGCCGAGGCACAGTTCTTCTCGTTTGGCACGAACGACCTCACCCAGATGACCTATGGGTTCTCGCGTGATGACATCGGCAAGTTCTTGTCGATCTACCAGGCCAAGAAGATCCTGGATCGGGATCCGTTCCAGTCGCTCGATGCCACGGGGGTAGGCCAGTTGGTCGAGATGGGTTGTCGCAAGGGGCGGGCGGCACGGCAGGACCTCAAGCTCGGTGTGTGTGGCGAGCACGGCGGCGATCCGTCATCGATCCACTTCTTCCAGAAGGTGGGCCTGGACTACGTGTCGATGTCGCCCTACCGCGTGCCGGTTGCGCGTCTTGCTGCGGCGCAGGCGGCGTTGCAGGTCAAAGTGGGGGACTGA
- a CDS encoding portal protein translates to MGIAADLTIVLVAALLGGLVAQQLRQPLILGYIIAGVAVGPHTGGLTVSSPHDVELLAEVGVALLLFALGLEFSFKELTPVRGVALAGTPLQIGATIALGALTARWLGWSWVDGIWLGALVSVSSTMVLLKTLQAQGRMGTLSSRVMLGMLIVQDLAVAPMMIVLPKLAQPQAGLAAVGWATFRAAVFLALMVLVGTRLIPWLMARIVRWNSRELFLLATTAIGLGIGYVTYLFGLSYALGAFVAGMVLSESEYSHQALSDIIPLRDLFSMLFFASVGMLLEPALLLAQLPMVLVLVCLVGTGKGVIFSLVVRLFGYRNVVPLAVGLGLFQVGEFAFVLARVGITSQSISSELYALVLNTALVTMVLTPFVSGLTAPIYEWMKHRRGAEPVQTINLPRAGLQEHVVIAGAGRVGLSIAEVLARLGLPFVLIELDSRRVALARQAGHPVVYGDAAQPTVLEAAWARTARLLIVTTPSFTVARSVVGHAQDLNRSVRLVARAEGFEAVHALRELGVSEVVQPEFEAGLEMTRTALAHLGVSPEDTLSVADAVREERYAPLGGRGEGVRG, encoded by the coding sequence ATGGGCATTGCGGCTGATCTCACGATCGTGCTCGTGGCTGCGCTTCTTGGCGGCCTCGTGGCGCAACAGCTCCGCCAACCGCTCATCCTCGGCTACATCATCGCCGGCGTGGCGGTGGGCCCGCATACGGGCGGCCTGACAGTGAGCAGCCCACACGACGTCGAGCTGCTGGCCGAGGTCGGCGTGGCGCTGCTCCTCTTCGCGCTGGGCTTGGAGTTTTCGTTCAAGGAGCTGACGCCCGTGCGGGGCGTGGCGCTGGCAGGCACGCCGCTGCAGATCGGGGCAACCATCGCGCTAGGCGCCCTCACGGCACGCTGGCTCGGCTGGTCCTGGGTGGACGGGATCTGGCTGGGCGCACTCGTCTCGGTATCGAGCACGATGGTGCTGCTCAAAACGCTCCAAGCGCAAGGCCGGATGGGCACGCTGTCCAGCCGCGTCATGCTGGGCATGCTCATCGTCCAGGACCTCGCGGTCGCGCCGATGATGATCGTCCTCCCCAAGCTCGCACAGCCCCAGGCGGGCCTCGCGGCCGTGGGCTGGGCAACCTTCAGGGCCGCCGTGTTTCTCGCCCTGATGGTCCTTGTGGGCACGCGCCTCATCCCATGGCTGATGGCGCGGATCGTCCGGTGGAACTCCCGCGAGCTGTTTCTGCTGGCAACGACGGCGATCGGCCTCGGCATTGGATACGTGACGTATCTCTTCGGTCTCTCGTATGCGCTGGGCGCGTTCGTGGCCGGCATGGTCCTGAGCGAGTCCGAGTATAGCCATCAGGCGCTGAGCGACATCATCCCGCTGCGTGACCTCTTCAGCATGCTCTTCTTTGCGTCGGTCGGCATGTTGCTCGAGCCGGCGCTGCTCCTCGCACAGCTCCCCATGGTGCTCGTGCTCGTCTGCCTCGTCGGCACCGGCAAGGGTGTGATCTTCAGCCTCGTCGTCCGGCTGTTCGGCTACCGGAATGTGGTCCCCCTTGCGGTCGGCCTGGGTCTGTTTCAGGTTGGCGAGTTCGCGTTCGTGCTGGCGCGAGTGGGCATTACCTCGCAGTCCATTTCGAGCGAGCTGTACGCGCTCGTCCTCAATACCGCGCTGGTAACGATGGTGCTGACGCCGTTCGTCTCAGGGCTCACGGCGCCGATCTACGAGTGGATGAAGCACCGGCGGGGCGCCGAGCCGGTGCAAACCATCAACCTCCCTCGCGCAGGGCTCCAGGAGCACGTCGTCATTGCCGGCGCCGGACGCGTCGGTCTGAGTATTGCGGAGGTGCTCGCACGACTCGGTCTGCCGTTCGTGCTCATCGAGCTCGATTCTCGACGTGTCGCGCTCGCGCGTCAGGCTGGTCATCCAGTCGTGTACGGTGACGCCGCACAACCGACAGTTCTCGAGGCCGCCTGGGCGCGTACTGCTCGCCTCTTGATTGTGACCACACCATCGTTCACCGTTGCACGCTCGGTCGTCGGCCACGCCCAGGACCTGAATCGATCGGTTCGTCTCGTGGCACGCGCCGAGGGATTCGAGGCCGTTCATGCGCTTCGTGAGCTGGGGGTGTCAGAAGTCGTGCAGCCGGAGTTCGAGGCAGGGCTGGAGATGACACGGACGGCTCTCGCGCATCTCGGCGTCTCACCGGAAGACACGCTGAGCGTAGCAGATGCGGTTCGAGAAGAACGGTATGCGCCGCTTGGCGGCCGGGGTGAGGGGGTGAGGGGGTGA
- the mutL gene encoding DNA mismatch repair endonuclease MutL, producing the protein MSQVRHIHILPPDLANQIAAGEVVERPASVVKELVENALDAGARRVSVDIELGGKARIRVEDDGEGMTPEDARVAVERHATSKIASASDLEAIATLGFRGEALPSVASVSRFCLRTRARGAPFGYEVRIEAGQRTTVGQIGAPEGTFVEVADLFFNLPARRKFLKADAAESAQVSRLVTQLALAYPEVGFALTSGGRRVIECSPVTALRERLYQIYRDRRNLVEVKREGGGIRIEGYAAPLAEQGPVRGPQNIYVNRRIVRDKTLHHAIVQAYSAATIKERSPEVHLFLTMDPRRVDVNVHPTKAEVRFLDQGLVHEVLRRALTDALGAGPMPELRLRPTAGAQEASAPLLPGVLTLGASVSPGLGPRSLDDSVAVPPVRAAGVSSPEREVSSAEGDWGSELGMAVGRLVPERRTAGIDAVQPMIPLGQFRDTFIVAVDSEGLSIIDQHVAHERVLYEQILGRLSAGGLESQRLLTPIVLELAAGEREVLLSHQSDLAPLGFEIEEFGGDTLKVSAMPALLKVHEAASAMRVLATDLEGLDRGARVHDALGRIAATMACHAAVKASDRLTIEQMQYILDELRRTSYSTVCPHGRPVALRLSRREMERNFQRI; encoded by the coding sequence ATGTCGCAGGTGCGACACATTCACATCCTCCCGCCCGATCTCGCCAATCAAATCGCCGCTGGTGAAGTGGTGGAACGTCCGGCCTCGGTGGTCAAGGAGCTGGTCGAGAACGCCCTCGACGCTGGCGCGCGTCGCGTCAGCGTGGACATCGAGCTCGGAGGCAAGGCGCGCATTCGTGTCGAAGACGATGGGGAGGGGATGACGCCAGAGGATGCACGGGTCGCGGTGGAGCGCCATGCGACCAGCAAGATCGCCAGCGCCAGCGATTTGGAAGCCATTGCCACGTTGGGGTTTCGTGGGGAGGCGCTACCGTCGGTCGCCTCCGTCTCTCGCTTTTGTTTGCGCACACGCGCGCGAGGGGCGCCCTTCGGCTACGAGGTCCGCATCGAGGCGGGGCAAAGAACGACGGTGGGGCAGATCGGCGCGCCGGAGGGCACCTTCGTCGAAGTGGCAGATCTCTTCTTCAATCTCCCGGCCCGCCGAAAGTTCCTGAAGGCAGACGCCGCCGAGTCGGCGCAAGTCTCGCGCCTCGTCACGCAGCTCGCGCTGGCGTATCCGGAGGTTGGGTTCGCGCTGACGAGCGGCGGGCGCCGCGTGATCGAGTGCTCGCCGGTCACCGCGCTGCGCGAGCGCCTCTACCAGATCTACCGCGATCGCCGCAATCTCGTGGAGGTGAAGCGCGAAGGGGGCGGCATCCGCATCGAGGGGTACGCCGCGCCGCTCGCCGAGCAAGGGCCGGTGCGCGGGCCCCAGAACATCTACGTCAATCGGCGTATCGTTCGAGACAAGACGCTCCATCATGCCATTGTTCAGGCATATAGCGCTGCGACCATCAAGGAACGGAGCCCCGAGGTCCATCTATTCCTCACGATGGACCCACGCCGCGTCGATGTGAACGTGCATCCGACCAAGGCGGAAGTGCGCTTTCTCGATCAAGGGCTCGTGCACGAGGTGCTGCGCCGCGCGCTCACCGATGCGCTCGGCGCTGGCCCAATGCCGGAGCTGCGGTTGCGCCCAACAGCGGGCGCCCAGGAGGCGTCCGCGCCACTCCTGCCCGGCGTCCTCACGCTCGGGGCGAGTGTGTCTCCGGGCCTCGGCCCGCGGTCGCTCGACGATTCAGTCGCGGTGCCGCCGGTTCGGGCGGCGGGCGTCTCGAGCCCTGAGCGCGAGGTGTCGTCGGCGGAGGGCGACTGGGGGAGCGAGCTTGGAATGGCAGTTGGGAGACTGGTGCCCGAACGGCGCACGGCTGGGATCGATGCCGTGCAGCCGATGATTCCGCTCGGCCAGTTTCGCGACACCTTCATCGTGGCGGTCGACAGCGAAGGGCTTTCGATCATCGACCAGCATGTGGCTCACGAGCGCGTGCTGTACGAGCAGATCCTCGGACGGCTTTCGGCCGGTGGCCTCGAGAGTCAGCGACTGCTCACGCCGATTGTGCTCGAGTTGGCGGCCGGCGAGCGCGAGGTGCTGCTCAGCCACCAGTCGGATCTCGCTCCGCTGGGCTTCGAGATCGAAGAGTTCGGGGGCGACACACTGAAGGTGAGCGCCATGCCCGCGTTGTTGAAGGTCCACGAAGCCGCCTCGGCGATGCGGGTACTGGCCACTGACCTCGAGGGGCTCGACCGGGGTGCACGCGTCCACGACGCGCTGGGCCGCATCGCGGCAACGATGGCGTGCCATGCCGCCGTGAAGGCCAGCGACCGTCTGACCATTGAGCAGATGCAGTACATCCTGGACGAGCTGCGGCGGACGTCGTACTCCACGGTGTGCCCGCACGGCCGGCCGGTAGCGCTGCGTCTCAGCCGCCGCGAGATGGAGCGGAACTTTCAGCGGATCTAA
- a CDS encoding rubrerythrin: MPRSRTKRATFLIEDQAKRRKIVELLTRAYWMELETVMNYLSHSVNLDGVRAEEIKKSLAQDVTTELGHAQQFARRIKTLAGVTPGSFAFKPDQKYLQPTSDTTNVEVVIEGVIEGEKQAIAHYNQVIAFCDGVDYVTQDMVIQILGDEQEHLREFLGFLREYEKS, encoded by the coding sequence ATGCCGCGGAGTCGGACCAAGAGAGCGACGTTTCTCATCGAGGACCAGGCCAAGCGAAGGAAGATCGTCGAGCTGCTGACGCGCGCCTACTGGATGGAGCTCGAGACCGTGATGAACTACTTGAGTCACTCCGTCAACCTCGACGGCGTGCGCGCCGAGGAAATCAAGAAGAGCTTGGCGCAGGACGTCACGACGGAGCTTGGCCACGCCCAGCAATTCGCGCGCCGCATCAAGACGCTCGCCGGCGTGACACCGGGCAGCTTTGCCTTCAAGCCGGATCAGAAGTACCTGCAGCCAACATCCGACACGACGAACGTCGAGGTGGTCATCGAGGGCGTCATCGAAGGAGAGAAGCAGGCGATCGCGCACTACAATCAGGTGATTGCCTTCTGCGACGGCGTCGACTACGTCACGCAGGACATGGTGATTCAGATCCTTGGCGACGAGCAAGAGCACCTGCGTGAGTTTCTCGGGTTCTTGAGAGAGTACGAGAAGAGCTGA
- a CDS encoding AAA family ATPase yields the protein MTRGSPLFPDEGPPVEASARAPAPLAERMRPRTLDEVVGQEHLLAPGTPLREAILNDVLQSVILWGPPGSGKTTLARLVATVTRARFIGFSAVLSGIRDVKEVMAEAERHRTRQHQRTIVFVDEIHRFNKAQQDAFLPRVEAGDIVLIGATTENPSFEVNAALLSRSKVFVLRPLESSHLVTVLQHAVEDEGRGLGGQHLDIEEGVVEAIARYANGDARVALNVLELAAGIVGARGQEAPGTAASHRLDREMLAGLIARRALLYDKTGEEHYNLISALHKSLRNSDADAAVYWLARMLESGEDPLYLARRLVRFASEDIGNADPHALQVTVAAKDAAHFLGMPEANTALAQAAIYLATAPKSNATYAAYTRAAEDAQRDVAEPVPLHLRNAPTRLMRELGYGKGYQYAHDADEAVTGMDCLPPTLRARKYYQPTDRGFEREIRERIERWQAARQKKSSR from the coding sequence ATGACCCGAGGCTCACCGCTGTTCCCTGACGAAGGACCGCCAGTGGAGGCATCCGCGCGTGCTCCCGCGCCACTGGCGGAGCGCATGCGGCCGCGCACGCTGGACGAGGTCGTCGGGCAGGAACATTTGCTCGCGCCGGGCACACCGCTCCGCGAAGCCATCCTCAACGACGTGCTCCAGTCGGTCATTCTCTGGGGACCGCCCGGCTCCGGCAAGACGACCCTCGCCCGGCTCGTCGCAACCGTCACGCGAGCGCGATTCATCGGGTTCAGCGCCGTCCTGTCCGGTATTCGCGATGTGAAGGAGGTCATGGCGGAGGCCGAACGCCACCGCACTCGCCAGCATCAGCGGACTATCGTGTTCGTCGATGAGATCCACCGGTTCAACAAGGCACAACAGGACGCCTTCCTCCCGCGCGTGGAGGCGGGCGACATCGTCCTCATCGGCGCCACGACCGAGAATCCCTCGTTCGAGGTCAATGCCGCCCTCTTGTCCCGCTCGAAGGTATTTGTGTTGCGGCCCCTCGAGTCTTCGCACCTAGTGACAGTGCTGCAGCATGCGGTCGAGGATGAGGGCCGCGGGCTGGGCGGGCAGCATCTCGACATCGAAGAGGGCGTGGTCGAGGCCATTGCTCGGTACGCCAACGGTGACGCACGCGTGGCGCTCAACGTGCTCGAGTTGGCCGCGGGCATCGTCGGAGCGCGAGGGCAGGAGGCTCCTGGCACCGCCGCGTCCCACAGGCTCGATCGCGAGATGCTGGCTGGTCTCATTGCACGGCGCGCTCTGCTCTACGACAAGACTGGCGAAGAGCATTACAACCTGATCTCCGCGCTGCACAAGTCACTCCGGAACAGCGATGCAGACGCTGCCGTGTACTGGCTCGCTCGCATGCTCGAGTCTGGCGAGGACCCACTCTATCTTGCGCGGCGCCTCGTGCGGTTTGCATCGGAGGACATCGGGAACGCCGACCCGCACGCGCTCCAGGTCACGGTGGCTGCCAAGGATGCCGCCCACTTCCTGGGAATGCCGGAAGCGAACACGGCGCTCGCACAAGCGGCGATCTATCTGGCGACCGCTCCCAAGAGCAACGCGACATACGCGGCGTACACCCGTGCCGCAGAGGATGCGCAGCGCGACGTCGCGGAGCCCGTGCCGCTGCACCTCCGGAATGCTCCTACACGCCTCATGCGCGAGCTCGGGTACGGCAAGGGCTATCAGTACGCGCACGATGCAGACGAGGCGGTGACGGGGATGGACTGTCTCCCACCGACCCTCCGAGCACGGAAGTATTACCAGCCAACCGATCGCGGCTTCGAGCGCGAGATCCGTGAGCGGATCGAGCGGTGGCAGGCGGCCCGACAGAAGAAGAGCTCCAGATAA
- a CDS encoding transcription elongation factor GreA: protein MKSQLVKRFEEEVQALERELKRDLPQEIKRARELGDLRENAEYQAAKERQSLVQARISMLQKRLSELAMLNLDKIPRDRVAFGSTVHVREADGTAQVYTLVMPEDADAERGLVSTASPIGRALVGKEEGDEVRVPTPNGQRLFELVKLVTIYDGSE from the coding sequence ATGAAGTCCCAGTTGGTCAAGCGGTTCGAAGAGGAGGTCCAAGCACTCGAGCGGGAACTCAAGCGAGACCTGCCGCAAGAAATCAAGCGGGCACGCGAGCTGGGAGATCTTCGCGAGAATGCGGAGTACCAGGCCGCCAAAGAGCGGCAGAGCCTGGTTCAAGCGCGTATTTCAATGCTCCAGAAGCGCCTCTCCGAGCTCGCGATGCTGAACCTCGACAAGATTCCGCGGGACCGCGTGGCCTTCGGCTCGACGGTGCACGTGCGCGAGGCGGACGGCACCGCACAAGTGTATACGCTCGTCATGCCCGAGGACGCGGACGCCGAGCGTGGCCTCGTCTCGACTGCTTCGCCCATCGGTCGAGCGCTGGTTGGGAAAGAGGAGGGCGACGAGGTCCGTGTACCCACGCCCAATGGCCAGCGGCTCTTCGAGCTCGTCAAGCTCGTCACGATCTACGACGGTAGCGAGTAG